From the genome of Phlebotomus papatasi isolate M1 chromosome 2, Ppap_2.1, whole genome shotgun sequence:
AATCTCGTAAAAACCAAagttctgaaagccaaaatttcaaaagttatgatcTCGAATGGTTAAAATATTGAAAGGATCAATTTATACGGAGCAAAAAAATTGTGGAATTATTTCCtggaatacagaaaatttccctttgccttcagcaagcgcgggtgtaaTCGCCTGAGATCCcatggcatttttaaaaattcgggattctGGTTTTCGgcattttgatccatttgagattttaggtatttgggatttcgacctatttgagattttggatttttggataTTCACGTTCGAGATTTTTCTATTTACTCTAGTAAAAATGAAAGGTTCACTGTGGCCTTTGGAGTTGGGGATAATATTTGATCTGTTTAAGAATCACTTTTCCTTCAAAATGAACTTTTCGGCGCTCAAAATCTACCCTAAAACTTTTCAGGGTTTAAAATCACCCATGAGAAGTTCCAAATGATTTTacatatcaacttttttttggtGTTCAGAACAAGATTCTGAATCAAATCGGaaagatttaatatttttttcttaacaaaatttattatttaatttgggATTAAAAATCAGCtctgaaatattcaaaatgaaacctttttcatcaaaataaaCCTTTTGATATTCAAAATTAACCCTTAAAGCTTTAAATAAACCTTTTGTTCGTAAAACTCAATCTTtttatgttcaaatttcatccCGAATGATTTAAAATTATCCTCTTTTCTTCACAATAAACCTTTCGTGGTTCAAAATCAACCCTGAAGGGATcacaataaatcttttttttttcaaaaaatgaatttttaggcTTCAGAATCAACCATGGAAGGTTTTAAATGAAGAAACTTATTGGTTTTTATAGTTGAAAATCACACACTGAaaggtttaatttttttttaaaggaactGTTAGAGGTTAAAAGTCAggtctaaaatttttaaaatgaacttATATGTCTTCAAAATGAACCTTTTGAGGGTCGAAATTAACTAAATTAACCCTGAAAAGTtccaaataaacaatttttcttcaaaatcaacgtttttaagtttaaaaacaacccttaaaaattttaaatgaacccaactttttaaaattaatcgtGAAAGACTTAATTGCATGAAATTTGTCGAGTAGGGAATCTCTAGGGAATCAATTGTCGCCTCCGTATGTACATAAACACAaaaattcttgggattacgtacatggtaaaaaatttcgtcaaatatttgtttcaaaaattagctcgtccacggacaccataatttttggcataatcttgttcattttacgagactcaaaaagatgcccaatattagtaacgaatttgttccaaaatgtagctcgtccacggacaccgaaaatttttggaacaaatttgtaccttttaggaggaacaaaaagatacccaatattagtaacgaatttgttccaataaatagctcgtctagtatataaaatcgtatccctcatcctctcacactcagtcactcGTCACCAACGAAGctaggaggacgccaaatctatcgcaattttcgtgctatatggttccacttttttaattcgagattcccttcccctcctgctgccagcactcgcatatgatttcatcatgcacgcgtctgtataaaacacttttaagttgatttttatttgatgttccttatgaactttcgccaccgaaatccatctcgactgaagtataggccttaactgtaagacgaaagcACTTACACGAAATTGTttccgacaatgggaacaaaaagattccccatatgagtaacaatttcgttccaaaaattgctcgtccacggacaccgaaaatttttggaacatatatgttacagatgtaggaataatgttgttataaagaaaatgtaccaatttgttcctgaaagtggGGACAAAAccgccgagtgcaacaaattctgttccaaatttcaggaacaaatttgtataaaacgaaatcaactcaaatttgtagacattccactgtatcaaaacggttccaaaagaaaactctaacaaaattataATTGCATTACATAATAAAACTGTAAAGAAGactttttggaagaaaaaaatcttttccaaaaaaacttgttccaatatattggtcagtgtccaaaagtttttaccgtgacCAAACGAACAGAGGTCTGTTCAAAAACGCTCACAATTAATGTCTTTTCTTCACAACAAAACTTTTGGGGTTTAAAATAAGCCCTGAAAGGTTCAAAATTAATCCTCCaaggaaattaaataaatgtgcAGACTAGAATATTCCGCCAAGCTTGTACTGTTTGCTATCCCCTTTTAAATGCAACAAGTTGAAGCAGTAAAAACTTAACAGACAGTTTCAAGATTGTTTTATTTTCTCGACAGAGTTAATGTGGCGTGTGGTCAAGCAGAGGAGAGAGTATTACTAACAGGACTCCATGCAGTTGCAGATATTTACTGTGAATGCTGTAAAACGCCTCTTGGCTGGAAATATGTAAgggaaaagtaaagaaaaaagtaaGATTTTGCAATATAAATGCAAATTTGTCTTTCTGCAGGAGCATGCCTTTGAGTCGAGTCAGAAGTACAAGGAGGGCAAATATATTATCGAATTGGCACATATGATTAAGGAAAATGGCTGGGATTGATCGATGAGCGCCTGCCACATGGCTGAATCCCATCATCCCACGCAAATTTGTCCCATGCAGTGAAGTGAAAGTTTTAAGAAAAGCGCGTGTTTTTTGCGTAGaggaacaagaaaaaaagagagaaaagaatGCGAGAAAGTTGATGAGAAAAATCCCTTTTGACGATGCAGAGGAGAAAGAGAGTTGAGAGAGTGTGAAAAAGGgactcttttcttttttttgtaaaatgggGATTGTTTCTTCAaagctttttcttttttcacgTCAAACAAATTTTCTGGAGACAACAAACAATCTTCCATCCCCATTGCAACACATCACATCTTCTGTAATATGAGAATGTGTTCAATGGATATTGATGGAAATGTTCACAATAGATGCCAATAGGTCCCCCCCTTACCCCTGAACGTCTCCTCCAAAATTCTTTACACTGAAATTGTATGTTGAGTAAAGAATGGAGACTGTGAATCCTTTGGGATCTATTTTATGGTGATTTAATGGAAAAATATGGGGACCTCATACAAGAGATAaacaattttctcttattttattcatacagatttttttcaaaattaaatttgactttGCAAACTTGCAAATTGGACATTTTGACTTCTTTGACAATATATacaactatttttaaaatgaatttttagtcagtttgttaatttattttgattttttaaatttcaaaaaaaaatttagcgtTTCTCCAACAATCCAAGAAATGAGAATGGTAAATTTGGCAAGAATGGTAAATGATGAGATGATGAAATTAAATCATAAAACTTTGCATTATAGActgataaataaatgaaatttctgGAAATGGCGAAATTTTTCCGGAAATTGCATCgttttagtttaaatttttgcacttgttgttttttttcttctaattacTATTTCCTTATAGAATTGGCAAATTAATGGGGGATATtagaaatgaaaaagaaaagccagtagagagaaaaaaagaaaaattattgcgaatttaaaatttaaggcTCACGGTGCTTATTTCGGCAACAGAAATTCTTGCATCGGTTTTCTATTCACTTTGACAACAAATTTCTACCGTTCAAATacgtttcatttatttttttaacaaaatgctCAGAGGACTTTTACAACTTTTACCCTAAGTTATTCCTTGAATTAAATATAAAGGGGAAAAAAGGGAAAGCAGAGAGAATAGAATGGCTGGTGGCAAGTTTTCTTGTACCGCAATATCGCTGTCATTCAcctttttttcctaaataaaCTATTAGCTGATATTTTTTCTTACATAATTGCTGGAATGTTAAATTATTCTTAACACGTGAAGGAgagaataatataagaaaaaaatacgtgaaataacatagaaaaaaatattaatattgaaattaattttcgagagaaaaaaaagctgaAAAACAACCAAGATTCAACAACGATTTTTGTTGTCATgaatattcatgaaatttttctttatcttaTCAAAAATATCAATCATTCTTGGAGAAGATGAAGAGAATACCAAGAACaacaaatacaaatattttctattataaatggaaaaaaaagaaactaaatatGAAAACTGCCAAACAAAAATGTCGCTCTTaaagaaaagataaaataaaataaaaccttaaattaaaaaggaaaataaaacaaataatagTTAAATACAATATGCAAATAAACAGCAAAAACCACTACCAACACTGTTAAATgggggaaaaaaataaaaaataagcatGAAATAGACTAGTGAAATATTATCTCGTAATAAGAAATCTTTAAGGACATGAAAATGGAACTCTTAAATGTTAGAATCAGTTGTGGGATTTTCTAATTGCACCAGCATTTAGCAGATTCTGACAATTTCAGAAGCACAATCAATGTTCTTTAGCTACGTGAAAGAAGTTCATCAAGCtagaaaaaacattttgttacAAAATTTGATTGGGATTTTAAcctcaaaataaatacaat
Proteins encoded in this window:
- the LOC129804042 gene encoding protein yippee-like; protein product: MVKTFQAYLPPTNRTYSCVHCRAHLASHDELISKSFQGSQGRAYLFNSVVNVACGQAEERVLLTGLHAVADIYCECCKTPLGWKYEHAFESSQKYKEGKYIIELAHMIKENGWD